The Devosia sp. SD17-2 genome includes a region encoding these proteins:
- the ugpC gene encoding sn-glycerol-3-phosphate ABC transporter ATP-binding protein UgpC: protein MASIELKGLVKEYGKTRAVHGIDLKIEDGEFVVFVGPSGCGKSTTLRMIAGLEDISGGQLLIGDEVVNQREPKQRNIAMVFQNYAIYPHMTVGQNIGFGLYTSKLTKEEKQKRIAETGKILGLEKLLDRRPAALSGGQRQRVAIGRAMVRDPVAFLFDEPLSNLDAQLRSQMRMEIKSLHRRLGTTIVYVTHDQVEAMTMADKIVVMKDGHILQVGTPTDLYENPQDVFTARFIGSPSMNMVAGTVASGVLNVEGATVSGLTLPSQANKVLVGIRPHDLVVTEDVGGSGLSARGEVEAVEPLGSETLVHVKLGDSLIIATAPGRVVPAVGSTVSIKAEAGSLYLFDAATEKALGRA from the coding sequence ATGGCCTCGATCGAACTCAAGGGACTGGTCAAGGAATACGGCAAGACCCGCGCCGTGCATGGCATTGACCTCAAGATTGAAGATGGCGAATTCGTCGTGTTCGTGGGCCCTTCGGGCTGCGGCAAGTCGACCACGCTGCGCATGATTGCTGGCCTAGAGGATATCTCGGGCGGGCAGCTGCTGATCGGCGACGAAGTGGTGAACCAGCGCGAGCCCAAGCAGCGCAACATCGCCATGGTGTTCCAGAACTACGCCATCTACCCGCACATGACCGTGGGGCAGAACATCGGCTTCGGGCTCTATACGTCCAAGCTGACCAAGGAAGAAAAGCAGAAGCGTATTGCCGAGACGGGCAAGATCCTTGGGCTCGAAAAGCTGCTCGATCGTCGTCCGGCGGCGCTTTCCGGCGGCCAGCGCCAGCGCGTTGCCATTGGCCGCGCCATGGTGCGCGACCCGGTGGCGTTCCTGTTTGACGAGCCGCTGTCCAACCTCGACGCACAGCTGCGCAGCCAGATGCGCATGGAGATCAAGAGCCTCCATCGCCGGCTGGGCACTACGATCGTCTATGTGACCCATGATCAGGTGGAAGCCATGACCATGGCCGACAAGATCGTGGTGATGAAGGATGGGCACATCCTGCAGGTCGGCACGCCGACCGATCTCTACGAAAATCCGCAGGATGTGTTCACCGCGCGCTTCATCGGCAGCCCGTCGATGAACATGGTGGCCGGGACGGTGGCCTCGGGCGTCCTCAATGTCGAGGGTGCCACGGTTTCGGGGCTGACCCTGCCGTCACAGGCGAACAAGGTGCTGGTCGGCATTCGTCCGCATGACCTGGTGGTGACCGAGGACGTTGGCGGCTCGGGTCTGAGTGCGCGCGGCGAGGTTGAGGCGGTCGAGCCGCTGGGCTCGGAAACGCTGGTGCACGTCAAGCTGGGCGACAGCCTGATCATTGCGACCGCGCCGGGCCGCGTGGTGCCGGCGGTCGGCAGCACGGTGTCGATCAAGGCAGAGGCCGGTTCGCTTTATCTCTTTGATGCCGCCACCGAAAAGGCCCTGGGCCGCGCATGA
- a CDS encoding PfkB family carbohydrate kinase: MTFSPKAGAVLSLGRIYCDLVFRGLDGLPQMGREVFSEEFEVTPGGGALITAAHLVGIGRAAAPVACFGTDGLSRSVEETIETLGLDLRFLDKHETAGPQLTVVMVGESDRAFLSKRAGHARPASFEESLAWSEAGHLHIAEYATLHEMPDAIAAAKRHGLSVSIDPSWDDQLIRDPQFFERCAGADIFLPNQEEAHALTGESDPARALAVLARHFPIVAVKCGGDGAHLAVDGETLYLPSPAVTVIDTTGAGDAFNAGFLNAWLNGADGRECLAAAIAVGSKSVQASGGTGSLRISA, encoded by the coding sequence ATGACTTTCTCCCCTAAAGCCGGGGCTGTTCTCAGCCTCGGACGGATTTATTGCGACCTCGTGTTCCGCGGGCTCGACGGCCTGCCGCAAATGGGCCGCGAGGTATTTTCCGAGGAGTTCGAGGTCACTCCGGGCGGCGGGGCGCTGATCACGGCGGCCCATCTCGTCGGGATCGGCCGAGCGGCGGCACCTGTCGCGTGCTTTGGCACGGATGGGCTGTCGCGCAGCGTTGAGGAGACGATCGAGACGCTGGGGCTCGATCTGCGGTTTCTCGACAAGCACGAGACGGCCGGGCCGCAGCTGACCGTGGTCATGGTGGGCGAGAGTGACAGGGCGTTTCTATCGAAGCGCGCCGGACATGCGCGTCCGGCCAGTTTTGAGGAAAGTCTTGCCTGGAGCGAGGCGGGGCACCTCCATATCGCCGAATATGCGACGCTCCACGAAATGCCTGATGCCATTGCCGCGGCAAAGCGGCACGGGCTGAGCGTCTCCATCGATCCCAGCTGGGACGACCAGCTGATCCGCGATCCGCAGTTCTTCGAGCGCTGCGCTGGAGCCGATATTTTCCTGCCCAATCAGGAGGAAGCGCATGCGCTGACCGGCGAGAGCGATCCGGCGCGGGCCCTGGCGGTGCTGGCCAGGCACTTCCCTATCGTGGCCGTGAAGTGCGGTGGCGATGGCGCCCATTTGGCGGTGGACGGCGAGACCCTTTATTTGCCTTCTCCGGCAGTAACGGTCATAGACACCACCGGCGCGGGTGACGCATTCAATGCCGGGTTCTTGAACGCCTGGCTCAATGGCGCGGACGGCAGGGAATGCCTCGCAGCGGCCATTGCGGTTGGTAGCAAGTCCGTCCAGGCGTCGGGCGGCACAGGAAGTTTACGGATCTCAGCATGA
- a CDS encoding glucosamine-6-phosphate deaminase, with amino-acid sequence MNTPEFRVFGSAQAVASAVAQHIADTVKANPSVTLGLATGKTFISIYAELIALYRQGGLSFAAVESFNLDEYIGLPAGHPASFRSYMEEHLFSQIDLPAHSGHLPGVEGDIEQACRDYEAAIAARGGIDLQLLGIGQNGHIGFNEPGSPFDSHTRIVDLTPSTIAANTSDFPEGEVPPPQAVTMGVGTIMQAKEIVLVAIGANKAEALDKAFRAEPSLDCPASALHNHAHVIVYCDEAAMGGK; translated from the coding sequence ATGAACACTCCAGAGTTTCGGGTATTCGGCTCGGCGCAGGCCGTGGCCAGCGCAGTCGCACAGCATATCGCCGACACGGTGAAGGCCAATCCCTCGGTGACGCTTGGTCTGGCCACCGGCAAGACCTTCATCTCCATCTATGCCGAGCTGATCGCGCTTTATCGCCAGGGCGGACTCTCGTTCGCCGCGGTGGAGAGCTTCAATCTCGACGAATATATCGGCCTGCCAGCGGGGCATCCGGCTTCGTTCCGTAGCTATATGGAAGAGCATCTGTTCAGCCAGATCGATCTGCCGGCACATAGCGGCCACCTGCCGGGTGTCGAAGGCGACATCGAACAAGCTTGTCGCGACTATGAAGCCGCCATTGCGGCGCGCGGCGGTATCGACCTGCAGCTGCTCGGGATCGGCCAGAACGGCCATATCGGTTTTAACGAGCCGGGTTCGCCCTTCGACAGCCACACGCGGATCGTCGACCTGACTCCATCGACCATTGCGGCCAACACATCGGACTTCCCGGAAGGCGAAGTGCCGCCGCCGCAGGCTGTGACCATGGGCGTCGGCACGATCATGCAGGCCAAGGAAATCGTCCTCGTGGCGATCGGCGCCAACAAGGCTGAGGCGCTGGACAAGGCGTTCCGCGCCGAACCGAGCCTTGATTGCCCGGCGTCCGCCCTGCACAACCATGCCCATGTCATCGTTTATTGCGATGAAGCGGCGATGGGCGGGAAGTAA